From Actinomyces sp. oral taxon 171 str. F0337, one genomic window encodes:
- a CDS encoding aldo/keto reductase: MTDAHPRMALGTMHFGTRLSATQSGEILDAYLDLGGQWIDTANCYAFWGSETGLGGQSETVIGQWLADRGVRDQVRISTKAGAEPTRPHGFPDAVEGLSKDTVNRAIRDSLQRLQTERIDMYWAHMEDREQLVADVAETFGDLVGQGLTSRIGLSNHPAWYAAAANVHAQQRGSAGFSALQLRESYLHPRPDIPVEGEDHPHGMMTIESKDLVERYGLDLWAYTPLLTGAYEHPERPLPEAYRHPGTDNRLTVLRRWSDSLAMKPSQVVLALLNAQQPTITPIVGVSSVTQLTEAVEATRFNLPQEAVEELNAAG; the protein is encoded by the coding sequence ATGACTGACGCACACCCCCGCATGGCGCTGGGCACCATGCACTTCGGAACCCGCCTGTCCGCCACCCAGTCCGGAGAGATCCTCGACGCCTACCTGGATCTGGGCGGCCAGTGGATCGACACCGCGAACTGCTACGCCTTCTGGGGATCCGAGACCGGCCTCGGTGGCCAGAGCGAGACCGTCATCGGCCAGTGGCTCGCTGATCGAGGTGTGCGCGACCAGGTGAGGATCAGCACCAAGGCCGGTGCGGAGCCGACCCGCCCCCACGGCTTCCCCGACGCCGTGGAAGGCCTCAGCAAGGACACTGTCAATCGGGCCATCCGGGACAGCCTGCAGCGCCTGCAGACGGAGCGCATCGACATGTACTGGGCTCACATGGAGGACCGGGAGCAGTTGGTCGCCGATGTCGCCGAGACCTTCGGCGACCTGGTTGGTCAAGGGCTAACCTCACGGATCGGGCTGTCCAACCACCCGGCCTGGTACGCCGCCGCAGCCAACGTGCACGCCCAGCAGCGAGGCTCGGCCGGTTTCAGCGCTCTACAGCTGAGGGAGTCGTATCTCCATCCGAGGCCGGACATCCCGGTCGAGGGTGAGGACCACCCTCACGGGATGATGACCATCGAGAGCAAGGACCTCGTCGAGCGCTACGGGCTGGACCTGTGGGCCTACACGCCGCTGCTCACCGGCGCCTACGAGCACCCGGAGCGCCCGTTGCCCGAGGCCTACAGGCATCCGGGGACTGACAACCGTCTGACGGTGCTGCGCAGGTGGTCGGACAGCCTGGCCATGAAGCCGAGCCAGGTCGTGCTGGCTCTCCTCAACGCCCAGCAGCCGACCATCACCCCGATCGTGGGCGTCAGCAGCGTCACTCAGCTCACTGAGGCCGTCGAGGCCACCCGCTTCAACCTCCCTCAGGAGGCCGTCGAGGAGCTCAACGCAGCCGGCTAG